Proteins from one Microtus pennsylvanicus isolate mMicPen1 chromosome 7, mMicPen1.hap1, whole genome shotgun sequence genomic window:
- the Tnfaip8l2 gene encoding tumor necrosis factor alpha-induced protein 8-like protein 2, whose translation MESFSSKSLALQAEKKLLSKMAGRSVAHLFIDETSSEVLDELYRVSKEYTHSRPKAQRVLKDLIKVAVKVAVLHRSGCFGPEELALATRFRQKLRQGAMTALSFGEVDFTFEAAVLAGLLRECRDILLELVEHHLTPKSHDRIRHVFDHYSDPDLLAALYGPDFTQHLGKICDGLRKLLDEGKL comes from the coding sequence ATGGAGTCCTTCAGCTCGAAGAGTCTGGCGCTACAAGCAGAGAAGAAGCTACTGAGTAAAATGGCTGGTCGGTCCGTAGCTCATCTCTTTATCGACGAGACCAGCAGCGAGGTGTTAGATGAGCTTTACCGTGTGTCCAAAGAGTACACGCATAGCCGGCCCAAGGCACAGCGGGTGCTCAAAGACCTCATCAAGGTGGCAGTCAAGGTGGCTGTGCTGCACCGCAGTGGCTGCTTTGGCCCTGAGGAGCTGGCTCTGGCTACACGCTTTCGCCAGAAGCTGCGGCAGGGCGCGATGACCGCGCTCAGCTTTGGTGAGGTGGACTTCACCTTCGAGGCTGCTGTGCTAGCGGGCCTGCTCAGAGAGTGCCGGGACATTCTGTTGGAGCTGGTGGAGcaccacctcacccccaagtcaCATGACCGCATCAGGCACGTGTTTGATCACTACTCTGACCCTGACCTGCTCGCAGCCCTCTACGGGCCCGACTTCACTCAGCACCTGGGCAAGATATGTGACGGGCTCCGAAAGCTGCTGGATGAGGGGAAGCTCTGA